From a region of the Besnoitia besnoiti strain Bb-Ger1 chromosome I, whole genome shotgun sequence genome:
- a CDS encoding hypothetical protein (encoded by transcript BESB_009020), producing the protein MSAAVDAQVVPLGGQRVPEGMEDHADWRNLPVVDKSSEPGNLGAAYVKVMQLRSELGEIKKLITAVAPAVKSLIFEKDAGNEEQASAFQQQMEDQLQAIEKRVETVGNQLPAEAVEGAAADRAEGWLSEATEEKVEIQTEKAAQLARDVVKDSAELCRTCLDGSSPSAKDRFGDFNLKLNTYTRKLFSEQGKLMDVMKTIRKEKNQQAQPAQ; encoded by the exons ATGTCGGCGGCCGTGGATGCGCAAGTTGTGCCTCTTGGAGGACAGCGGGTTCCCGAGGGTATGGAAGACCATGCTGACTGGCGTAACTTGCCTGTTGTCGACAAGAGTTCAGAACCCGGGAATCTCGGTGCTGCGTATGTGAAGGTTATGCAGCTGCGAAGTGAACTGGGGGAGATCAAGAAGTTGATCACGGctgtcgcgcccgccgttAAGAGCCTGATCTTTGAGAAAGACGCAG GTAACGAGGAACAAGCGTCAGCTTTCCAACAGCAGATGGAGGATCAACTTCAGGCGATTGAGAAGCGCGTCGAAACCGTTGGAAACCAGTTGCCGGCCGAGGCCGTGgagggcgctgccgcagaccgcGCCGAGGGGTGGCTGtcagaggcgacagaggaaaAAGTAGAGATCCAGACGGAGAAGGCAGCTCAGTTGGCGCGAGACGTGGTTAAAGACAGCGCTGAGTTGTGCCGGACGTGCCTCGACGGCTCATCTCCCAGTGCGAAGGACCGATTCGGAGATTTCAACCTGAAGCTCAACACCTACACTCGCAAGCTGTTCTCCGAACAGGGCAAACTAATGGATGTGATGAAAACCATCcgcaaagagaaaaaccAGCAGGCCCAACCCGCTCAGTGA
- a CDS encoding hypothetical protein (encoded by transcript BESB_009010), translating into MASQTSSARSPWKRHFETARERATLSANRYLQSSSSVVLSNQSRLSSLRGSASRTNETALLSAAHMARQNKFRAVDDGTPRHTGAGGPSSQSDCVSNSTTVATSAAGNREFLSFEEVKALTRFEGSESDYIPPKLNQEGIMSGGQTSRVTSQMERQLECVTVVRNLRKAEDTLERTVEMPAYITRSPAVQLGLEPVDFGDLKSTQRKEIEDSKMSLKNLDATKNRSTWPPKDEIPTLVHHNPSRNPLTQFAKLKHPIENREPADGWRGPVLPSLGSGLRYSEWSGMNAGDSSSAVAAWFMHKKSHEDRDEAGPKEPPGFLALLRNISEDPMQMKVPKKCPPPSKTVNTQAVSLTGGLLDIGDVSAKRATLTAVVKPRLKGSMRTVFLDDAAAAADHPRPCKPKSEKEAAVQTEPPAAPAKPAAREITPQRLLTSASKLLRVSRKQTRFASAATSSSSDSDESSSGTHAHATPSYGAARPASDGAPGSQQPAAAPAAEARHRGALTAASKKPKQATEEEKRAAAEQKARERYIEYVNLLNCFPGRALPNLKSEQDDVSDEPVQPQGFGFPTYYPPWAYVAEPVNAHSGAVGMLASAVPRVEVPILQGHTAAQEGESEDPDLSAAGLLEVPLMNLFFPGFDEFLYPGYDPNGAAPVAIPMIHMLPESPDVWENAVADAVRDEWRRAQREWEDLQRAQATAYKTAEAKARQRREKAIRRKQLAERKSDSDVEIQRTQRRLKTEIQHEYAEFVSTRGLLQRSMHQPLSRGAAAIGNCRGGKRAWTVFDRSTRTEATRRSQASSSYAMLPEEDDLFDTVPPPRRGRQVGARMTRGRRPRAPGGYSGTLHAPVSFRGADVLNAIGEPTKERGADSLTDRPVESSQVESLTSGEDVLERVEFERGRQRELDRMLDDLEPKLSRPLQRSVALRQRAARRASQRLPDTGEERPGDLAITAHGLRLKQRLQESEVAIKIKKTSGLVASGVVPPDVKELLLQGSGPRHSSSAEGRNEVAFVGLLGSPNPQGGILSTARDSKARVSNGGLLIGQAFPLKAVSAEPANFATATGTGPLQPNRRPSQESEPPSSDVLAQRPTPREASSDFEQERRMQRAFSPLPTFGRQLDTGDDEQHDGGEEVPTSQGGKGLIAEAAKSRARHPLTPNGGPVSQMGGRCYDTQQSRTMDSQPFCRQNAYSEPSLKNEITREDQEEVDPAENDKFLPNCEGISRSAETLSPRSSTSDGGAERRHTFRRCKPHGVGLAADALVSMNDEDLQTGEHYAEHRSFRKANSFFEARFAGQTDSPRSPSGYCNRTSQGQRPATEEQECSLPPETAGLDDEVNPHGGDINRFSLCGRKGELGRLHAAEEGQGLKTCWRAREVGASNRDLAAIPPASTTYDAEFYRRSQLLYKKYPHLRTLFTPPSTQEAHRPSKFPWDDEVIPTCRQGGSVSAYDDEHPSMNSRDDRSESSAVTQEKPEFPTIDSTSTGCSSLSNEETSFLDGSSNHRSFQSEKRPFLRRGLGQGGGRYRKDAGSGRKCPTGKSGILQRNKSVSDSSAYEETISFSENNPLEEHEGESRIRRAPSRPRKYSTVSMSKVTDDSLVTWSGLWPAARSFYRSSDLFCQRDNMSSKRLSIDRNPVVCLDDEAESSRDTDVPKKHPFLKKGGGRNAGQGKKREEYALSSAGSTPRRLQCTSPTRTVGRRAEKSDTEVHSAGERRTRVRWRFEEKQKSHSVSACESKTSSTQSCISPRCSSTREEKRAGRSDKVPYTLLMDLSSHFLRPRVRWGHPLTQTFFED; encoded by the exons ATGGCGAGCCAGACGTCTTCAGCTCGCTCGCCATGGAAAAGGCACTTCGAG ACCGCGCGAGAACGGGCAACGCTCTCAGCGAACAGATACCTCCAGAGTTCGTCGAGCGTGGTCTTGAGCAATCAGAGCAGACTGTCTTCGCTTCGCGGCTCCGCTTCCCGCACGAACGAGACGGCACTCCTCAGCGCAGCGCACATGGCAAGACAAAACAAGTTTCGCGCCGTGGACGATGGTACCCCACGCCACACAGGGGCGGGGGGTCCGAGTAGCCAGTCGGACTGTGTGAGCAACTCCACCACTGTCGCCACGTCCGCCGCAGGGAATAGAGAGTTCCTATCCTTCGAAGAAGTGAAAGCGCTCACGCGCTTCGAAGGTAGCGAGAGCGACTATATCCCTCCAAAGCTGAATCAAGAAGGGATAATGTCCGGCGGGCAAACCTCGAGGGTCACTTCACAGATGGAGCGGCAGCTGGAATGCGTCACGGTGGTGAGGAATCTGCGAAAGGCAGAGGACACGTTGGAGCGGACCGTGGAAATGCCGGCATATATCACGCGATCTCCAGCAGTGCAGCTGGGCTTGGAACCTGTGGATTTTGGAGACTTGAAGTCTACACAACGCAAGGAAATCGAGGATTCCAAGATGTCCCTGAAAAACCTGGACGCGACCAAGAACCGATCGACGTGGCCGCCTAAGGACGAAATCCCCACTCTTGTTCACCACAACCCTTCTCGCAACCCGCTCACCCAGTTCGCCAAACTGAAACACCCCATCGAAAATAGAGAGCCTGCAGACGGGTGGCGCGGCCCTGTGTTACCCTCCCTTGGTTCTGGCCTCCGCTACTCGGAGTGGTCGGGCATGAACGCAGGCGACTCCAGTAGtgctgtcgccgcctggTTCATGCACAAGAAATCGCACGAAGACAGGGATGAGGCCGGCCCCAAGGAACCCCCTGGTTTTCTGGCTCTCCTGCGCAATATCTCGGAGGATC CGATGCAGATGAAAGTGCCCAAGAAGTGCCCG ccgccgtcgaAGACGGTCAACACGCAAGCTGTGTCTCTCACGGGCGGACTACTCGATATTGGGGATG TCTCAGCGAAACGTGCAACGCTGACCGCCGTGGTCAAGCCTCGCTTGAAAGGGTCGATGAGGACAGTCTTCTTGGacgacgcggctgctgcagctgatCATCCCCGGCCGTGCAAGCCGAAGAGCGAAAAAGAAGCAGCAGTTCAAAcggagccgccagcggcgcctgcgaagccAGCA GCACGAGAAAtcacgccgcagcgccttcttACATCTGCGTCCAAGCTTCTCCGAGTGAGCAGGAAACAGACCAGATTTGCGTCGGCCGCGACCTCATCGTCGTCGGACTCGGACGAATCGTCCTCAgggacgcatgcgcacgcgacgcccTCTTACGGAGCCGCCCGTCCGGCGTCGGACGGAGCGCCCGGATCGCAacagccagccgccgcgcctgccgcagaagCGCGTCACAGAGGCGCTCTGACTGCGGCTTCGAAGAAGCCGAAACAGGCGACTGAGGAGGAGaaacgcgctgccgccgagcagAAGGCAAGGGAGCGTTACATTGAGTATGTGAACCTCCTAAACTGTTTTCCAGGCCGGGCGCTGCCGAACTTGAAGAGTGAGCAGGATGACGTTTCCGACGAGCCGGTGCAGCCGCAGGGCTTTGGCTTTCCCACGTACTATCCTCCATGGGCATATGTCGCTGAGCCTGTCAACGCTCACAGCGGCGCGGTGGGCATGCTGGCGTCAGCCGTCCCGCGAGTAGAGGTTCCCATACTCCAAGGACAcacggccgcgcaggagggggAGAGTGAGGACCCAGATCTTTCGGCAGCTGGCTTGCTTGAAGTACCACTTATGaatctcttcttccctggCTTCGACGAATTCCTCTACCCCGGCTATGACCCGAACGGAGCAGCCCCAGTGGCCATTCCCATGATTCATATGCTGCCGGAGAGTCCCGATGTCTGGGAAAATGCGGTAGCAGACGCCGTGCGCGACgagtggcggcgcgcccaAAGAGAGTGGGAAGACTTGCAAAGAGCCCAGGCAACCGCGTACAAGACAGCGGAAGCAAAAGCACGCCAAAGAAGGGAAAAAGCTATTCGACGGAAACAGCTAGCTGAACGCAAGAGCGATAGCGACGTGGAGATCCAACGAACACAGCGGCGCCTAAAGACGGAAATTCAGCATGAGTATGCTGAATTTGTTTCGACGAGAGGTCTGCTACAGCGATCCATGCACCAGCCGCTGAGCAGAGGGGCAGCAGCAATCGGGAACTGCCGAGGAGGGAAACGTGCGTGGACGGTTTTCGATCGGAGCACCCGCACCGAGGCGACGAGACGGAGCCAAGCAAG TTCGAGCTACGCGATGCTGCCTGAAGAAGATGATCTATTCGATACTGTTCCGCCtccgaggcgagggcgacaagTGGGGGCGCGGATGACTCGAGggcggcgtcctcgagcGCCAGGAGGCTACTCAGGCACCTTGCATGCGCCTGTTTCTTTCCGGGGAGCAGATGTGCTCAACGCGATAGGAGAACCTACGAAGGAGCGTGGCGCCGACAGCCTCACGGATCGCCCGGTGGAATCCAGCCAAGTTGAGTCGCTTACGTCTGGAGAAGATGTGCTGGAACGAGTGGAGTTCGAGCGgggaagacagcgagagTTGGACCGTATGCTGGATGATCTTGAGCCTAAATTGTCTCGCCCGCTCCAGCGAAGCGTTGCTCTTCGCCAGCGAGCAGCTCGCCGGGCGTCACAGCGGCTGCCGGATACAGGCGAAGAACGACCAGGGGATCTTGCGATCACTGCTCATGGCCTAAGGCTCAAGCAACGCCTGCAAGAAAGCGAAGTGGCCATCAAGATTAAAAAAACAAGTGGTCTTGTTGCATCTGGAGTCGTGCCACCCGACGTCAAGGAGCTGCTTCTCCAAGGCAGCGGGCCACGACATTCGTCGTCTGCTGAAGGCAGGAACGAGGTCGCTTTTGTGGGTCTGCTAGGAAGCCCCAATCCACAGGGCGGGATTCTCTCAACCGCAAGAGATTCCAAAGCAAGAGTCAGCAACGGTGGGTTGCTCATCGGTCAAGCATTCCCTCTGAAGGCAGTGTCCGCTGAGCCGGCAAACTTCGCCACAGCTACAGGAACTGGTCCTCTCCAACCAAATAGAAGACCCAGCCAGGAATCGGAGCCGCCCTCGTCTGATGTCCTGGCACAGAGGCCGACCCCTAGGGAAGCAAGTAGTGATTTCGAGCAAgagcgacgcatgcagagagcgTTCTCGCCGCTTCCGACGTTTGGCCGCCAACTGGATACGGGTGACGATGAGCAGCATGATGGTGGTGAAGAGGTTCCGACATCCCAAGGTGGGAAAGGCTTGAtcgcagaagcagcgaaaAGCAGAGCCAGGCATCCGCTTACCCCGAACGGAGGTCCTGTTTCGCAGATGGGTGGACGTTGCTACGACACACAGCAAAGCCGAACGATGGATTCACAGCCGTTCTGCAGACAAAATGCGTATTCTGAACCGTCGCTAAAAAACGAGATCACCCGGGAGGACCAGGAAGAGGTCGATCCTGCTGAAAATGACAAATTCCTTCCCAATTGTGAAGGCATCAGCCGGTCGGCGGAAACTCTCTCTCCACGGAGCTCCACATCTGACGGAGGAGCTGAGCGGCGGCACACTTTTCGAAGGTGTAAGCCTCACGGTGTAGGTTTGGCAGCAGATGCTCTAGTTTCTATGAACGACGAAGATCTACAAACTGGCGAACACTATGCTGAACACAGAAGCTTTAGGAAAGCGAATTCCTTTTTCGAAGCACGATTCGCAGGTCAGACGGATTCACCGAGGTCACCGTCCGGCTATTGCAATCGTACTTCGCAAGGGCAAAGACCGGCGACAGAAGAACAGGAATGTTCGCTTCCACCCGAAACTGCAGGCCTGGATGACGAAGTTAACCCGCATGGTGGTGATATCAACCGGTTCAGTCTCTGTGGAAGGAAAGGCGAGCTTGGGCGCTTGCATGCAGCCGAGGAAGGACAGGGACTCAAGACATGttggcgcgcgagggaggtAGGAGCTTCGAATCGAGATTTGGCAGCGATCCCCCCAGCTTCAACGACGTATGATGCAGAGTTTTACCGTCGAAGTCAGTTGCTCTACAAGAAATACCCTCACCTTCGAACGCTGTTCACTCCGCCCAGCACGCAAGAGGCTCATCGGCCTTCTAAATTCCCCTGGGATGACGAGGTCATTCCGACATGCCGGCAAGGAGGAAGTGTTTCCGCCTATGATGATGAGCACCCATCAATGAATAGCCGCGATGATAGATCTGAGTCATCTGCCGTGACTCAAGAGAAGCCTGAATTCCCGACAATCGACAGTACATCGACCGGTTGTTCCAGTTTGTCTAATGAAGAGACCAGTTTCCTTGATGGATCGAGCAATCATCGCTCATTTCAGTCCGAGAAGCGGCCTTTCCTTAGACGAGGCCTTGGGCAAGGAGGAGGCCGATACCGCAaagacgccggcagcgggcgaAAATGCCCGACGGGTAAAAGTGGTATCTTGCAACGAAACAAGTCAGTATCGGACTCAAGCGCCTATGAGGAGACGATTTCCTTTTCGGAAAACAACCCCTTGGAAGAACATGAAGGGGAATCACGCATCAGGAGAGCGCCGTCTCGTCCCCGGAAGTACTCAACCGTGTCGATGTCCAAAGTGACAGATGATAGTTTGGTGACGTGGTCGGGACTGTGGCCAGCAGCCCGTTCTTTCTACAGATCATCGGATCTTTTCTGTCAACGCGACAATATGTCGAGCAAAAGGCTTTCGATTGACAGAAACCCAGTGGTTTGTctggacgacgaggccgagtCATCGAGGGACACAGATGTGCCCAAAAAACACCCGTTTCTGAAGAAAGGGGGCGGCCGGAATGCGGGACAAGGtaagaaaagagaagagtATGCTCTTTCCTCTGCGGGTAGCACCCCTCGCAGGCTGCAGTGTACTTCGCCGACGAGAACTGttggccgccgcgcagaaaagTCAGACACGGAAGTGCACTCGgctggagagagaagaactCGAGTTCGGTGGCGATTtgaggagaagcagaagagccATTCGGTGTCTGCCTGCGAGTCGAAGACTAGTTCTACACAAAGTTGTATATCTCCCAGGTGTTCCTCGACCCGAGAGGAGAAACGGGCTGGAAGAAGTGATAAAGTTCCGTACACTCTTTTAATGGATCTGTCTTCTCATTTCTTGCGTCCACGTGTTCGGTGGGGGCATCCACTAACGCAGACGTTCTTTGAGGACTAG